Proteins encoded together in one Phyllostomus discolor isolate MPI-MPIP mPhyDis1 chromosome 6, mPhyDis1.pri.v3, whole genome shotgun sequence window:
- the LOC114500988 gene encoding lysozyme g-like protein 1, producing the protein MACLPLRTRAKGRQDSKSRIISMSVLWLLLGLLALTDSSESGSLGCYGNIRTLDTPGASCGIGRRRGLNYCGVRASERLAEIDMPYLLRFQPIIHTVGQKYCVDPAVIAGVVSRESPAGNILVNAGNVGDGVRVVQDTGHYVPTPWISESQLSQMTNVLTVRIKEIQKRFPTWTPDQCLRGGLCAYVGGPGYIRSSQDLSCDFCNDVLARAKYFKRHGF; encoded by the exons ATGGCCTGCCTGCCTCTGAGGACAAGAGCTAAGGGAAGACAG gACTCGAAGAGTAGGATCATCAGTATGTCTGTGCTGTGGCTGCTTCTGGGCCTCCTTGCCCTTACTG ACTCATCTGAAAGTGGCAGTTTGGGATGCTATGGAAACATCCGAACCCTCGATACTCCCGGGGCATCTTGTGGAATTGGAAGACGCCGAGGCCTGAACTACTGTG GAGTTCGTGCTTCTGAAAGGCTGGCTGAAATAGATATGCCATACCTACTGAGATTTCAACCCATCATACATACTGTTGGCCAAAAGTACTGTGTGGATCCTGCAGTGATCGCTGGTGTCGTGTCCAGGGAGTCTCCTGCTGGCAACATTCTTGTCAATGCGGGCAATGTGGGCGATGGAGTCAGGGTGGTACAG GACACGGGCCATTATGTTCCCACACCCTGGATCAGCGAGTCCCAGCTTTCCCAGATGACTAATGTCCTGACTGTTAGAATCAAAGAAATCCAGAAGAGATTCCCAACCTGGACCCCTGACCAGTGCCTGAGAG GTGGACTCTGTGCCTATGTTGGAGGTCCTGGCTACATCAGAAGCAGCCAGGACTTGAGCTGTGACTTCTGCAATGATGTCCTTGCACGAGCCAAATATTTCAAGAGACACGGCTTCTAA